In Rhizorhabdus phycosphaerae, the genomic stretch GCGACCGGCCCCGAGATCGAGGACGACTGGCACAATTTCACCGCGCTCAACATCCCCGAGACCCATCCGGCGCGGGCGATGCACGACACCTTCTACTTCCCTGACGGCGAGGACGGGCGGAAGATGCTGCTGCGCACGCACACCTCGCCGGTCCAGATCCGGACGATGATGACGCAGGAACCGCCGATCCGCATCATCGCGCCCGGCCGCACCTATCGTTCCGATTCCGATGCGACCCACACGCCGATGTTCCATCAGGTTGAAGGTCTGGTGATCGATCGCGGCATCCACATGGGCCATCTGAAGTGGACGCTGGAGACCTTCGTGAAGGCCTTCTTCGAGCGCGACGATATCGTGCTGCGCCTGCGGCCGAGCTTCTTCCCCTTCACCGAACCGTCGGCCGAGGTCGATGTCGGCTTCACCTGGGAAAAGGGCCGCCGCGTGATCGGTGGCGATCCGTCCGCGGCCAATGGCGGCTGGATGGAGATTCTCGGCTCCGGCATGGTCCACCCGCGCGTGATCGCGGCGTGCGGCCTCGATCCGGACGAGTGGCAGGGCTTTGCCTTTGGCTGCGGCATCGACCGGCTGGCGATGCTCAAATATGGGATGGACGATTTGCGCGCCTTCTTCGACGGCGACCTGCGCTGGCTCAAACATTATGGCTTTGCGGCCCTCGACGTACCCACGCTGTCGGGAGGAGTGGGCGCATGAAGTTCACCCTGAGCTGGCTCAAGGAGCACCTCGAGACCGAAGCGAGCCTGTCGGCGATCGTCGACGGTCTGACCAAGGTCGGCCTCGAGGTCGAGGGTGTCGAGGACCCGACCGAGAAGCTGGGTGCGTTTCGCATCGCACGCGTGCTGAGCGCCGCGCCGCACCCGCAGGCTGACAAGCTGCAGATCCTGTCGGTCGATGTCGGACAGGACGCGCCGCTGCAGGTCGTCTGCGGCGCGCCGAACGCGCGCGCAGGTCTGGTCGGCGTGCTCGGGCAACCGGGCGACTATGTGCCCGGCCTGGACGTGACGTTGAAGATCGCGGCGATCCGCGGGGTCGAATCGCGCGGCATGATGTGCTCGATGCGCGAGCTGGAACTTGGCGAGTCGCATGACGGCATCATCGAACTGCCAGCCGATGCACCGGTTGGCGCGGTCTATGTCGACTGGGCCGGCCTCGCCGATCCGGTGATCGACATCGCGATCACGCCGAACCGGCAGGACTGCATGGGCGTGCGCGGCGTCGCCCGCGATCTGGCCGCAGCCGGCCTCGGCACGCTCAAGCCGCTCAACATACCGAGCATCGCCGGGCAGGGCGAATGCCCGATCGAGATCCGCACCGACGACCCAGAGGGCTGTCCGGCCTTCTTCGGTCGCGTGGTGCGCGGCGTCGTCAACGGCGACAGTCCCGAATGGATGGCCAAGCGGCTGAAGGCGGTCGGACAGCGGCCGATCTCGGCGCTGGTGGACATCACCAACTATGTGATGCTCGACCATGGCCGCCCGCTGCATGTCTATGACCTCGCGAAGCTGCAAGGCCCGCTGGTGGCGCGCAAGGCGAAGCCCGGCGAACAGGTGCTGGCCCTGAACGAGAAGAGCTACACGCTCGACGAGACGATGACGGTCATCGCCGACGCCAACGGTGCTGACGACATTGCCGGGATCATGGGCGGGGAGAAGACCGGGGTCACCGGCGCGACCACCGACGTGCTGATCGAATGCGCCTATTTCACGCCGGAGGCGGTCGCTCGCACCGGCCAGAAGCTGGGCATCACCTCGGACGCGCGCACCCGGTTCGAACGCGGCGTCGATCCGCAGTTCCTCGCCAATGGCCTTGCGATCGCCACCAAGCTGGTGGTCGAGCTGTGCGGTGGGACGCCGACGCAGGTCGTCGAGGCGGGCACGCCGCCATCGGGGACCAAGGCGCTGCGCTATGATCCGACGCTCACCGAGAAGCTCGCCGGCCTGCATGTCGAGGTCGATCGCCAGCG encodes the following:
- the pheS gene encoding phenylalanine--tRNA ligase subunit alpha yields the protein MDSRLRGNDKGGSVTNEQDQSLSEIASAATLADLEAIRVRTLGKSGTITALLKTLGGMTPEQRQAEGPRIHALREAVTAAIADRKAALESAALEARLATEKLDMSLPVSAGSQGSVHPVAQVMDELAEIFADLGFAVATGPEIEDDWHNFTALNIPETHPARAMHDTFYFPDGEDGRKMLLRTHTSPVQIRTMMTQEPPIRIIAPGRTYRSDSDATHTPMFHQVEGLVIDRGIHMGHLKWTLETFVKAFFERDDIVLRLRPSFFPFTEPSAEVDVGFTWEKGRRVIGGDPSAANGGWMEILGSGMVHPRVIAACGLDPDEWQGFAFGCGIDRLAMLKYGMDDLRAFFDGDLRWLKHYGFAALDVPTLSGGVGA
- the pheT gene encoding phenylalanine--tRNA ligase subunit beta, with the protein product MKFTLSWLKEHLETEASLSAIVDGLTKVGLEVEGVEDPTEKLGAFRIARVLSAAPHPQADKLQILSVDVGQDAPLQVVCGAPNARAGLVGVLGQPGDYVPGLDVTLKIAAIRGVESRGMMCSMRELELGESHDGIIELPADAPVGAVYVDWAGLADPVIDIAITPNRQDCMGVRGVARDLAAAGLGTLKPLNIPSIAGQGECPIEIRTDDPEGCPAFFGRVVRGVVNGDSPEWMAKRLKAVGQRPISALVDITNYVMLDHGRPLHVYDLAKLQGPLVARKAKPGEQVLALNEKSYTLDETMTVIADANGADDIAGIMGGEKTGVTGATTDVLIECAYFTPEAVARTGQKLGITSDARTRFERGVDPQFLANGLAIATKLVVELCGGTPTQVVEAGTPPSGTKALRYDPTLTEKLAGLHVEVDRQRSILTSLGFGIDAVWNVSVPSWRRDVDGPADLVEEVVRIVGIDNIPSTPLPRAEGVARPTATLLQKVERRARRTAAARGLNEAVTWSFISEAEAAPFGGGAWTLANPISEDLKVMRPSLLPGLIAAARRNADRGAGSIRLFEIGRRYLAGSEGLTLGFLLAGDRAARDWRTGKAQPFDAFDAKAEAVALLGAIGAPVDRVQLYEAQASGIYHPGRSGSLRLGPKTVLAEFGELHPAIAKAFDIDGVVVAGEIFLDAVPAKRGGSDHMRDAYAPPPLQPVRRDFAFLMAADKAGDDLLRAVRGADKAAIVDARLFDVFQGQGVAEGEKSVAIEVVLQPSDKSFTDADLQGISERIVAAAAKQGARLRG